A single Henriciella sp. AS95 DNA region contains:
- a CDS encoding lysophospholipid acyltransferase family protein, with amino-acid sequence MNTLRSIIFVIWLYGGMAVVGIGALPTLLLPRRFAVGAVKFYAHYLRVGLRLICGVRVELRGREHIPEGPLLIAGKHQAMLDVFIPFILFRDPSLIMKRELLWYPALGWYALKAKMIPIDRSGSTKTLKKMLVDAKARAAEGRQVLIYPEGTRQPAGAAPDYKAAGVTALYNALNLPVLPLATNSGLCWKPRGITRRPGLVVYEALPPLPAGMNRKQMLPQLQEALETASDRLLEEGLAVQGRTREDLA; translated from the coding sequence GTGAATACGTTGCGATCAATCATCTTCGTGATCTGGCTGTATGGCGGGATGGCCGTGGTTGGCATCGGGGCGCTGCCAACACTGCTCCTGCCGCGGCGCTTCGCCGTCGGGGCGGTCAAGTTTTACGCGCATTATCTGCGCGTTGGCCTGCGCCTGATCTGCGGTGTGCGGGTCGAGCTTCGCGGCCGTGAACACATTCCTGAGGGGCCGCTGCTGATCGCCGGAAAGCACCAGGCGATGCTGGATGTCTTCATCCCTTTCATCCTGTTTCGTGACCCGTCCCTGATCATGAAGCGTGAATTGCTGTGGTATCCCGCGCTTGGCTGGTATGCGCTCAAGGCAAAAATGATCCCCATCGACCGGAGCGGGTCGACCAAGACGCTGAAGAAGATGCTGGTGGATGCCAAGGCGCGGGCCGCCGAGGGACGGCAGGTCCTGATCTATCCGGAAGGCACGCGCCAGCCGGCCGGGGCCGCGCCTGATTACAAGGCTGCCGGCGTGACGGCGCTCTATAATGCGCTCAACCTGCCGGTGCTGCCGCTGGCGACGAATTCGGGCCTCTGCTGGAAGCCGCGTGGCATCACACGGCGGCCTGGCCTTGTCGTTTATGAGGCATTGCCGCCGCTGCCGGCCGGCATGAACCGCAAACAGATGCTGCCACAGCTCCAGGAGGCGCTGGAGACGGCGTCGGACCGCTTGCTGGAAGAAGGGCTCGCCGTTCAAGGACGGACCCGCGAAGATCTCGCCTAG
- the ftsE gene encoding cell division ATP-binding protein FtsE: protein MNRFRPDFSDEPAVELNGVCLRYDTADDVLSDINIRLKPGSFTFLTGASGAGKSSLLKLLYLALAPTTGEVRLFGQRTGTLKRKQLSAIRRRIGVVFQDFRLLEHLTAFENVALPLRVSGQKDTAYRTEVVDLLRWVGLGERLHARPPQLSGGEQQRVAIARALINKPDILIADEPTGNVDPDMARRIFRLFIELNRRLDTTIIIATHDMHIIREFESPVLRLQHGILVEDVEFQQA from the coding sequence ATGAACCGTTTCAGGCCAGACTTCTCCGACGAACCGGCCGTCGAACTGAATGGCGTGTGCCTGCGTTATGACACAGCTGACGATGTCCTGTCAGATATCAATATCAGGCTGAAGCCTGGAAGCTTCACTTTTCTGACGGGCGCTTCGGGGGCGGGCAAGTCATCTTTGCTGAAATTGCTTTACCTTGCGCTCGCGCCAACCACCGGCGAAGTCCGCCTGTTCGGCCAGCGCACAGGGACGTTGAAGCGCAAGCAGCTGTCGGCGATCCGTCGCCGGATCGGCGTAGTGTTCCAGGATTTCAGGCTGCTTGAGCATCTGACCGCATTCGAGAATGTTGCCTTGCCGCTTCGCGTGAGCGGGCAAAAAGACACCGCCTATCGCACGGAAGTCGTCGACCTTCTGCGCTGGGTTGGACTTGGCGAAAGGCTGCATGCGCGTCCGCCACAGCTGTCTGGCGGTGAGCAGCAGCGCGTGGCGATTGCCCGCGCCCTGATCAACAAGCCGGACATTCTGATCGCCGACGAGCCAACCGGGAATGTCGATCCGGACATGGCGCGGCGCATTTTCCGTCTCTTCATAGAGCTCAACCGACGCCTCGACACGACCATCATCATCGCGACACACGATATGCATATCATTCGTGAATTCGAATCACCTGTGCTGCGGCTTCAGCATGGCATTCTGGTTGAAGACGTGGAATTTCAGCAGGCTTGA
- a CDS encoding divergent polysaccharide deacetylase family protein, protein MSDRSVREPSPLRSGIVHTTLSFAAYSSVAAIAVAAIHFTGEPSAASPSLQIALFEPSDIERPQLKTRFASNDAASPAAAMRADGTAANVYEGADDEPSLGVDYDDGARLVRASMDDSDKVRINGVSVASGQSWQETREVTALPRAPISDVSERTSLGYLPKIAEDGRTPAGAYARPFANPENRPTVSIVLGGLGINYTHTKSAIEELPPEVTLSFAPTARNLQTWIHQARAAGHEVLLEVPMEPYEYGRERPNPQALAIGLSENELNGRLDYLMSRATGYFGITNYQGSKFATDETATAEIAAALAERGVAFVEDGSLNRSAFVDAAKSSGLRYRQANMPIDARPDGSEIENKLLELEVLALENGSSLGSGFAYPITIDILKAWTEQLDEKGIALAPVSAVTRARPKPVPPTVVEEPGKVDTAEAGQDGKDTLSTAG, encoded by the coding sequence ATGAGTGATCGTAGTGTCAGGGAGCCTTCGCCCCTGCGTAGCGGCATAGTCCATACGACGCTCAGCTTCGCTGCTTACTCCAGCGTTGCGGCCATAGCCGTAGCTGCCATCCACTTCACCGGTGAACCGAGCGCGGCCAGCCCTTCGCTGCAGATCGCGCTGTTCGAGCCATCCGATATCGAGCGCCCGCAGCTGAAGACCCGCTTTGCGTCGAATGATGCCGCGAGCCCCGCCGCTGCCATGCGCGCTGACGGCACCGCGGCCAATGTCTATGAAGGCGCCGATGACGAGCCAAGCCTCGGCGTCGATTATGATGATGGCGCTCGTCTGGTGCGTGCTTCCATGGATGATTCCGACAAGGTGCGCATCAATGGTGTGTCTGTCGCGTCCGGCCAGTCCTGGCAGGAAACCCGCGAAGTCACGGCCCTGCCGCGCGCGCCGATCAGCGATGTCAGCGAACGCACCTCGCTCGGCTATCTGCCAAAAATCGCAGAAGATGGCCGCACGCCCGCCGGGGCCTATGCGCGGCCATTCGCCAATCCTGAGAACCGGCCAACCGTTTCGATCGTGCTGGGCGGTCTGGGCATCAATTACACCCACACCAAGTCGGCCATTGAAGAGCTGCCGCCGGAAGTAACCCTCTCTTTCGCGCCGACCGCCCGCAATCTGCAGACCTGGATCCACCAGGCCCGCGCGGCTGGTCATGAAGTGCTGCTCGAAGTGCCGATGGAGCCGTATGAATATGGCCGCGAACGCCCGAACCCGCAGGCGCTGGCTATTGGGCTTTCCGAAAACGAACTCAATGGCCGCCTCGACTATCTGATGTCGCGCGCGACCGGATATTTCGGCATTACAAATTATCAGGGCAGCAAGTTTGCGACCGACGAGACGGCGACGGCCGAGATTGCAGCGGCGCTTGCCGAGCGCGGCGTGGCCTTCGTTGAAGATGGCAGCCTCAACCGCTCGGCCTTTGTCGATGCCGCCAAATCCTCCGGCCTTCGCTATCGCCAGGCCAATATGCCGATCGATGCGCGCCCGGACGGCAGCGAAATCGAGAACAAGCTGTTGGAACTGGAAGTGCTCGCCCTCGAGAACGGCTCATCGCTTGGCTCCGGCTTCGCCTATCCGATCACGATCGATATTCTGAAAGCCTGGACAGAGCAGCTGGACGAAAAAGGGATCGCGCTGGCGCCCGTATCGGCTGTCACACGGGCCCGTCCGAAACCAGTTCCACCCACGGTTGTGGAAGAACCCGGTAAAGTCGATACAGCTGAGGCTGGGCAAGACGGCAAGGACACCTTAAGTACAGCTGGGTGA
- a CDS encoding MJ0042-type zinc finger domain-containing protein, whose amino-acid sequence MILTCPECDTQYFADDSTIGESGRTVKCAACDHSWFVGPEGEVKGEKGPIAGAHEAYREKVRARRLRQSRSVALMSWLIVGCLFGAAIAGSVIFRDRVVDAWPQSASTFKAIGFEVNRFGLEFEETQAERYFDGTTPILEITGDVKNASKHEREAPSVRVILLDESGEMIGESFAPVTPSRIPPGALGKFTTRVENPPFEAFELELQFASSPLAVADTDTVADVRLPAGEESE is encoded by the coding sequence ATGATCCTCACCTGTCCCGAATGCGACACCCAGTATTTCGCCGACGACTCAACGATTGGTGAATCCGGCCGTACGGTAAAGTGCGCAGCCTGCGATCACTCATGGTTTGTCGGACCTGAAGGCGAGGTGAAGGGCGAGAAGGGCCCGATTGCCGGCGCACACGAGGCTTATCGCGAGAAAGTCCGCGCCCGCCGCCTCCGCCAGAGCCGGTCTGTCGCCCTGATGTCCTGGCTCATCGTCGGCTGTCTTTTCGGTGCCGCCATTGCAGGAAGCGTTATCTTCCGTGACCGCGTCGTCGACGCCTGGCCGCAATCAGCCTCCACCTTCAAGGCGATTGGGTTTGAAGTGAACCGGTTTGGCCTCGAATTCGAGGAAACGCAGGCTGAGCGCTATTTTGACGGCACAACGCCCATTCTCGAGATCACGGGAGACGTCAAGAACGCCTCCAAGCATGAGCGCGAGGCACCGAGTGTGCGCGTCATTCTGCTCGACGAATCAGGGGAGATGATCGGCGAATCCTTCGCCCCGGTCACCCCGTCCCGGATTCCCCCCGGCGCGCTTGGAAAATTTACGACCCGCGTGGAAAATCCGCCTTTCGAGGCGTTTGAGCTGGAACTGCAATTTGCATCCTCACCCCTGGCAGTGGCAGATACGGACACCGTCGCCGATGTGCGTCTGCCAGCTGGGGAAGAGAGTGAATGA
- a CDS encoding S41 family peptidase — MRAMLTGAAIGVVLGGLAVGLSSFAWPETKPLDSRAETYRQLDLFAEVLARARADYVTEIDETEAMEAAINGMLGSLDPHSSYMAAEDFEAMQVQTSGEYGGLGIEVTMEDGFVKVVTPMDDTPASRAGLESGDLLTAINGAPIVGLNIDDAVKGMRGPPGSEIIVTVLREGEEAFDVTLEREVIRPKSVTWEVKDDDIAYFRVSTFNERTTELLEEAISGASREIGGRPAGLILDLRNNGGGLLDQAISVSDKFLSGGEVVSTIGRRPGDIARYNARNGEVYRNVPIVVLINNGSASASEIVAGALQDRGRATILGTTSFGKGSVQTVIPLGADRGAIRLTTSRYYTPSGRSIQATGIEPDLEVAQSRITEEELARIKRYSEADLPNALTNEDGVERRIPHMPDDQPPEDYEGEDYQLDRAIEKLRGGLLTSTQNSNAG; from the coding sequence ATGCGTGCAATGCTCACAGGTGCAGCCATCGGAGTGGTTCTTGGGGGTCTTGCTGTTGGTTTGTCGTCTTTTGCCTGGCCGGAAACGAAGCCGCTCGACAGCCGCGCCGAAACTTACCGTCAGCTTGATCTTTTCGCTGAAGTCCTGGCGCGCGCCCGCGCTGACTATGTGACAGAGATTGACGAAACCGAAGCCATGGAAGCGGCCATCAATGGCATGCTCGGCTCGCTCGACCCGCATTCCTCCTACATGGCAGCCGAAGATTTCGAGGCCATGCAGGTCCAGACGTCCGGCGAATATGGCGGCCTTGGTATCGAGGTGACCATGGAAGACGGCTTTGTGAAAGTCGTCACGCCGATGGATGATACGCCGGCCAGCCGGGCTGGCCTGGAAAGCGGTGACCTCCTGACCGCGATCAATGGTGCGCCGATCGTCGGCCTGAACATTGACGATGCCGTCAAAGGCATGCGCGGCCCGCCGGGCAGCGAGATCATCGTCACCGTGCTGCGCGAAGGCGAAGAAGCCTTCGATGTCACGCTGGAACGCGAAGTCATCCGTCCGAAATCCGTGACCTGGGAGGTCAAGGATGACGACATCGCCTATTTCCGCGTCTCGACCTTCAATGAACGCACCACCGAACTGCTTGAAGAGGCCATTTCTGGCGCATCCCGCGAGATTGGCGGGCGTCCTGCCGGTCTGATTCTCGATTTGCGCAATAATGGCGGCGGCCTGCTCGATCAGGCGATCTCCGTCAGCGACAAATTCCTGTCGGGCGGCGAAGTCGTTTCCACGATTGGCCGGCGCCCGGGTGATATTGCCCGCTATAATGCGCGCAATGGTGAGGTTTATCGCAATGTACCGATCGTTGTGCTGATCAATAATGGCTCGGCATCGGCCTCTGAAATCGTCGCCGGCGCGCTGCAGGACCGCGGTCGTGCAACCATTCTGGGGACAACCAGCTTCGGCAAGGGGTCCGTCCAGACGGTGATCCCGCTCGGCGCCGACCGCGGGGCCATCCGCCTCACCACGTCGCGCTATTACACACCATCGGGCCGCTCCATCCAGGCGACCGGCATTGAGCCGGATCTTGAGGTCGCACAGTCCCGGATCACCGAGGAAGAGCTGGCGCGTATCAAGCGTTATTCCGAAGCGGACCTGCCAAACGCGCTGACCAATGAAGACGGGGTCGAGCGCCGCATTCCTCACATGCCGGACGACCAGCCGCCGGAAGATTATGAGGGCGAGGATTATCAGCTCGACCGTGCGATCGAGAAACTGCGCGGCGGACTGCTGACAAGCACCCAAAACTCTAACGCGGGTTAA
- the pyk gene encoding pyruvate kinase, translating into MSHLPRLRGRNAKIVATLGPTSRSSKNIRLLAEAGADIFRLNFSHGSHDDHRQTFENIRAAEEVIGRPLAVLADLQGPKVRVGAFPGGKLKLGFNKEYDLVAAEETDKPDTIPVPHPEILAALEVGDSVLCNDGMIALTVTAAGETPRVKSDFPAELSDRKGFTVRGKALPLKALTEKDREDLDFVLELGVDLIALSFVQSVDDIETVKAIIKDRAPLIAKLEKPAAIDDLENIVAAADCVMVARGDLGVEYPAEQVPIIQRRIVRAARAIGRPVIVATQMLESMVDNAAPTRAETGDVATAIYQGVDAVMLSAETAVGRHPATAVAIMGRIIRATEHAEDYRDSLKQFMGDRSQELTVDVIARSAQSLAFAEKATALALRTGSARRLAQFSKHRGRYMILYGSEDTSRLRKAQLLWGVHPIHVADIDTDDWPVTLLKTAELEGSVAYAAWKGDGNDDAAWELGIRRG; encoded by the coding sequence ATGTCCCACCTGCCCCGCCTTCGTGGCCGCAATGCGAAGATCGTCGCCACGCTCGGCCCGACCAGCCGCTCGTCCAAGAACATCCGCCTGCTCGCCGAGGCCGGCGCCGACATCTTCCGCCTGAATTTCAGCCATGGCAGCCATGACGATCATCGCCAGACCTTCGAGAATATCCGCGCCGCTGAAGAGGTGATCGGCCGCCCCCTCGCCGTGCTGGCTGACTTGCAAGGCCCAAAGGTCCGCGTCGGCGCCTTTCCGGGCGGCAAACTCAAACTCGGCTTCAACAAAGAGTATGATCTCGTCGCCGCCGAAGAGACCGACAAGCCGGACACCATCCCCGTCCCGCACCCGGAAATCCTGGCCGCGCTCGAGGTCGGCGACAGCGTGCTCTGCAATGACGGCATGATTGCGCTCACCGTGACGGCCGCAGGCGAGACGCCGCGCGTGAAATCGGACTTTCCGGCTGAGTTGTCAGACCGCAAGGGCTTCACCGTCCGAGGCAAGGCGCTGCCGCTCAAGGCCCTCACAGAGAAAGACCGCGAAGACCTCGATTTCGTCCTCGAGCTTGGCGTGGACCTCATCGCCCTCAGCTTCGTCCAGTCCGTTGACGACATCGAAACCGTCAAGGCCATCATCAAGGACCGCGCCCCGCTCATCGCCAAGCTGGAAAAGCCAGCCGCCATCGACGACCTTGAGAACATCGTCGCCGCGGCAGACTGTGTCATGGTTGCCCGCGGCGATCTTGGCGTTGAGTATCCGGCAGAGCAGGTGCCGATCATCCAGCGCCGCATTGTTCGCGCCGCCCGCGCCATTGGCCGCCCCGTGATCGTTGCGACGCAGATGCTGGAATCCATGGTCGATAATGCCGCGCCAACGCGCGCAGAGACCGGCGATGTCGCCACCGCGATCTATCAGGGCGTCGATGCGGTCATGCTGTCAGCCGAGACCGCTGTTGGCCGCCACCCCGCCACGGCTGTTGCCATTATGGGCCGCATCATCCGCGCCACAGAGCATGCCGAGGATTATCGCGACTCCCTGAAACAGTTCATGGGCGACCGCAGCCAGGAGCTGACCGTGGACGTCATTGCCCGCTCGGCCCAGTCGCTCGCCTTTGCCGAAAAAGCGACGGCCCTGGCCCTGCGCACCGGCTCAGCACGGCGGCTCGCGCAATTCTCCAAGCATCGCGGCCGCTACATGATCCTTTACGGGTCGGAAGACACGTCGCGCCTGCGCAAGGCGCAACTTCTCTGGGGTGTTCACCCGATCCACGTGGCCGATATCGACACCGATGACTGGCCGGTTACCCTGCTCAAGACCGCCGAACTGGAAGGCTCCGTCGCCTACGCCGCCTGGAAAGGCGACGGCAATGACGACGCCGCCTGGGAGCTTGGGATCAGGCGAGGCTGA
- a CDS encoding peptidoglycan DD-metalloendopeptidase family protein, which translates to MFPKLRLAFIALAGLLIAATPSEFTREELKALEAERDAALRQLEALEKAENSAVRDVTNLEANLIAAAMESRRREEQAAASELKLIDLSTRLTSARAELIESHENLEDVMTSLAVSGRNRPPALIASPREANQAIRAAILMSAAAPALNSRTDALASEITELKTLEAQIYRENTRLETTEARLAVKKAEIEQLVATKRAQYESVSGEAAALRLRVEKIGSEAKTLQQLLAALETEAPNAPGIKPGARIQLAANTSGGVRTDAPTPRPAAVVNANLKPLGAEALGGLLRPTNGLVSRSWGDSLPGGESSKGIYIQPRRNSDVVAPVDGTIEYAGMFRSYGQLLIISTSDGYHILLSGMGRIYAAPGQTVKTGEPVGRMPDREIPAPELYLEVRKSGTPMNPARWMKGG; encoded by the coding sequence ATGTTTCCAAAGCTGCGTCTCGCTTTTATTGCGCTTGCCGGATTGCTGATCGCAGCAACGCCGAGCGAGTTCACGCGAGAAGAGCTGAAAGCGCTGGAGGCTGAACGCGACGCGGCATTGCGCCAGCTCGAAGCGCTTGAGAAGGCCGAAAACAGCGCTGTGCGCGATGTCACCAATCTGGAAGCCAATCTGATCGCTGCGGCGATGGAGAGCCGCCGGCGTGAAGAGCAGGCGGCCGCTTCAGAGCTGAAGCTTATCGACCTGTCGACGCGGCTGACCTCTGCGCGCGCCGAACTGATCGAGAGCCATGAGAACCTCGAAGATGTGATGACGAGCCTGGCTGTGTCGGGCCGCAACCGGCCGCCCGCCCTGATCGCGTCACCGCGCGAGGCAAACCAGGCGATCCGCGCCGCCATCCTGATGAGTGCGGCAGCCCCGGCGCTGAATTCGCGCACCGATGCCCTGGCCAGTGAAATCACCGAGCTGAAAACGCTGGAAGCGCAGATCTATCGGGAGAATACCCGGCTCGAGACAACCGAGGCCCGGCTGGCAGTGAAGAAAGCCGAGATCGAGCAATTAGTGGCGACCAAGCGGGCCCAGTATGAGAGCGTCAGCGGGGAAGCGGCTGCACTTCGTTTGCGCGTCGAAAAGATTGGCTCTGAAGCCAAAACGCTGCAGCAGCTCCTGGCCGCGCTTGAAACCGAAGCGCCGAATGCACCCGGCATCAAACCCGGTGCGCGTATCCAGCTGGCCGCCAATACGAGCGGCGGTGTGCGCACCGATGCTCCAACGCCGCGTCCGGCCGCTGTCGTGAACGCCAACCTCAAGCCGCTGGGCGCGGAGGCGCTGGGCGGATTGCTCCGGCCAACGAATGGGCTTGTGTCGCGCAGCTGGGGGGACAGCCTTCCGGGCGGGGAATCCTCCAAGGGGATCTACATACAGCCGCGCCGTAATTCTGACGTGGTTGCCCCTGTAGATGGCACGATTGAATATGCCGGCATGTTCCGCAGCTACGGTCAGCTCTTGATCATTTCCACAAGTGATGGCTACCATATTCTACTGAGCGGTATGGGCCGTATTTATGCGGCTCCCGGCCAGACGGTGAAGACAGGCGAACCCGTGGGTCGCATGCCAGACCGTGAAATCCCGGCTCCGGAACTCTATTTAGAGGTAAGGAAGTCCGGTACACCAATGAATCCAGCGCGCTGGATGAAGGGCGGATAA
- a CDS encoding DNA-3-methyladenine glycosylase 2 family protein, translating to MTRPTTEALTEACEHLATCDPVFARAHESVGVPDWRYGAPDYAVIARMIAFQQITTKAAATIWGRVEAALGEVCTAGILGASEETLRGCGLSRPKIRHLRSIAEAVESGALDLDRVHSAEMDAARKELIAVKGIGPWTADLFLLYCGRLDAWPSGDVGLMESYRLLSEADTRHESKAFDALANEWRPYRGVAAHLLWNWINAERAKTYAADGGG from the coding sequence GTGACCCGACCGACCACCGAAGCACTGACAGAGGCCTGCGAGCACCTCGCCACCTGCGATCCGGTTTTTGCGCGCGCCCATGAAAGCGTCGGCGTTCCGGACTGGCGCTATGGCGCGCCGGACTATGCGGTCATCGCGCGAATGATCGCCTTCCAGCAGATCACCACAAAGGCCGCAGCGACCATTTGGGGCCGTGTCGAAGCCGCGCTGGGTGAGGTGTGCACGGCGGGCATTCTGGGCGCGAGCGAGGAGACTTTGCGCGGCTGTGGCCTGTCGCGGCCGAAGATCAGGCATTTGCGCTCAATTGCCGAGGCGGTGGAGAGCGGTGCGCTCGATCTGGACCGCGTGCACAGCGCCGAGATGGACGCCGCCCGCAAGGAGCTGATCGCCGTCAAAGGTATCGGGCCGTGGACCGCTGATCTTTTCCTGCTCTATTGCGGCCGCCTCGATGCCTGGCCGTCCGGCGATGTCGGGCTGATGGAATCCTACCGATTGCTGAGCGAGGCCGATACGCGCCACGAGAGCAAGGCGTTCGACGCGCTGGCGAATGAATGGCGGCCCTATCGGGGCGTCGCGGCGCACTTGCTGTGGAACTGGATCAATGCCGAGCGGGCAAAAACCTATGCCGCCGATGGCGGCGGCTAA
- a CDS encoding FtsX-like permease family protein: protein MTKATPLLPESDAREAALFFVVAALCFLAVLAALTARGTYTAAKAWSAQVEGQMTVRLMDTDRRGAEEAAAIVRGVPGVRSAAVLSQEELEDLLAPSFGPGGIPEGVPLPLLIAVETVADAPAEASAVNAALKAGGFNAVAEAHSTYAAEARRALGTLRIAAIGVVVLLAATAIAVIAFATHAALLARKDIVDVLHLAGAEDSFIAQLFSRRFWTLGLKAGAAGSVAALAVTAMIVFSARSAGSQSQLLPQLSLDFWDLVILAVTPVAAGLAARWAARGTVTHALQATL from the coding sequence ATGACCAAGGCGACACCCCTCCTGCCGGAAAGCGATGCCCGGGAAGCGGCCCTGTTCTTTGTGGTCGCCGCGCTTTGCTTTCTGGCCGTCCTGGCGGCGCTGACGGCGCGCGGCACCTATACTGCCGCCAAGGCATGGTCGGCGCAGGTTGAAGGCCAGATGACCGTTCGACTCATGGATACTGACCGGCGCGGCGCTGAAGAGGCCGCCGCGATCGTGCGCGGCGTTCCGGGCGTGCGGTCGGCTGCTGTGCTGAGCCAGGAAGAGCTGGAAGACCTGCTTGCGCCAAGCTTTGGTCCGGGCGGCATTCCGGAGGGTGTGCCGCTGCCGCTGCTGATCGCGGTGGAGACGGTTGCGGACGCGCCAGCTGAAGCATCTGCGGTCAATGCGGCGCTGAAGGCGGGCGGGTTCAACGCCGTCGCCGAAGCCCATTCGACCTATGCGGCGGAGGCGCGCCGGGCGCTTGGGACGCTGAGGATTGCCGCGATTGGCGTCGTCGTGCTGCTTGCGGCGACGGCGATTGCCGTGATTGCATTTGCGACCCACGCCGCATTGCTGGCGCGCAAGGATATTGTCGACGTGCTGCATCTGGCGGGCGCTGAAGACAGCTTTATCGCGCAGCTCTTCTCGCGCCGCTTCTGGACGCTGGGGCTGAAAGCGGGCGCGGCAGGGTCGGTGGCGGCCCTCGCGGTGACGGCGATGATCGTGTTTTCGGCCCGCAGCGCCGGGTCGCAAAGCCAGCTCCTGCCACAGCTCTCTCTCGATTTCTGGGATCTTGTTATCCTTGCCGTCACGCCGGTCGCGGCAGGTCTCGCGGCCCGCTGGGCGGCGCGCGGAACGGTCACTCACGCTCTACAGGCGACGCTGTGA
- a CDS encoding phosphoribosyltransferase family protein — protein MSSDNPKFDVVLDEKDLMARIETLADRLAPRLTGEWSAINILVGATPFTSDLMKALARRGIHPVLDALWLESYRDQRESSGRVLVRADIVRPVKDRGVLIIDDVFDTGRTLAFARSHLMTKGAREVITVALARKPSAPSGEEDVDFHAFDAPGRFLVGYGMDDAGKYRGLPYIGAVD, from the coding sequence ATGAGCAGCGATAATCCGAAGTTTGATGTGGTCCTTGATGAAAAGGACCTGATGGCCAGAATTGAAACGCTGGCTGACCGCCTCGCCCCCCGGCTCACCGGTGAATGGTCGGCCATCAATATTCTGGTCGGCGCGACGCCGTTCACCAGCGACCTGATGAAAGCCCTGGCCCGCCGGGGCATCCACCCTGTGCTCGACGCCCTGTGGCTGGAAAGCTACCGCGATCAGCGCGAAAGCTCAGGCCGGGTTCTGGTCCGCGCTGACATTGTCCGCCCGGTCAAGGATCGCGGCGTGCTGATCATAGACGATGTGTTCGATACCGGCCGCACGCTTGCTTTTGCCCGCTCGCACCTGATGACAAAGGGTGCCCGCGAAGTCATTACCGTCGCGCTGGCCCGCAAACCATCAGCCCCGTCCGGCGAGGAGGATGTCGATTTTCACGCCTTCGACGCCCCGGGGCGCTTTCTGGTCGGCTATGGCATGGATGATGCCGGCAAATATCGCGGCCTGCCCTATATCGGCGCGGTCGACTAG
- a CDS encoding RNA pyrophosphohydrolase, with product MKTKTLDPKLYRPNVGLALFSDAGHIFVGRRINGRGAFQWQMPQGGIDENEDPTHAALRELEEEIGVTEKLVDVLEETTDWLTYEFPAEVKRRLPGPYIGQRQKWFALRFKGSDSDIRLDKHTPEFDAWRWARLSELPGLIVPFKRPVYTEVSRRFARWGAED from the coding sequence GTGAAGACCAAAACACTGGACCCGAAACTCTACCGCCCCAATGTCGGCCTCGCGCTCTTTTCAGACGCGGGACACATCTTCGTTGGCCGTCGCATCAATGGCCGCGGCGCCTTTCAGTGGCAGATGCCCCAGGGCGGTATCGATGAGAATGAAGACCCGACCCATGCCGCGCTCCGCGAGCTCGAAGAGGAAATCGGCGTCACCGAAAAGCTTGTCGACGTCCTTGAAGAGACGACCGACTGGCTGACCTATGAATTTCCCGCAGAGGTCAAACGGCGTCTGCCGGGGCCGTATATCGGCCAGCGCCAGAAATGGTTTGCGCTGCGCTTCAAGGGATCTGACAGCGACATTCGCCTCGACAAGCATACGCCTGAATTCGATGCATGGCGCTGGGCGCGCCTGTCAGAGCTGCCGGGTCTGATCGTGCCCTTCAAGCGGCCCGTCTATACCGAAGTGTCGCGCCGCTTTGCCCGATGGGGCGCTGAGGACTAG
- a CDS encoding HNH endonuclease: MPEVLTKPPQGRPALVLNADYRPLSYYPLSLWPWQDVVKAVFLDRVDIIAEYDQVVRSPSFEMRLPSVIALREFVRQDRSPAFTRFNVFLRDGFQCVYCGSGEELTFDHVIPRSKGGRTSWTNIATACSPCNLKKGGRMPVDAGMIPNRKPLQPSNYQLQEIGRRFPPHHLHETWMDYLYWDVELEA; this comes from the coding sequence ATGCCCGAAGTCCTGACAAAGCCCCCGCAGGGTCGGCCAGCTCTCGTATTGAACGCGGATTACCGACCGCTTTCCTATTACCCGCTCTCGCTCTGGCCCTGGCAGGATGTCGTCAAAGCCGTCTTCCTCGACCGCGTCGATATCATTGCCGAATATGACCAGGTTGTTCGCTCTCCCAGCTTCGAAATGCGCCTGCCATCGGTCATCGCGCTGCGCGAGTTCGTTCGCCAGGATCGCTCACCGGCATTTACCCGCTTCAATGTCTTCCTGCGTGACGGCTTCCAGTGTGTCTATTGCGGCTCAGGCGAGGAGCTCACCTTCGACCATGTGATCCCGCGCTCGAAAGGCGGACGAACGAGCTGGACGAATATCGCCACAGCCTGCTCGCCCTGTAACCTCAAGAAAGGTGGGCGCATGCCGGTTGATGCCGGGATGATCCCGAACCGCAAGCCGTTGCAGCCTTCCAACTATCAGCTGCAGGAAATCGGGCGCCGCTTCCCACCCCACCATCTGCACGAGACCTGGATGGATTACCTATATTGGGACGTCGAGCTTGAGGCATAA